The genomic DNA ATTGCTCGCTTTCATTCCTGGAATTCTAATCAGTAGTCAGGGAGATAAGATTGCTAAGAAATTCGGTCGTAAAAACTCCATGGTTGGTTTAAGCTTCTTCTTTGGAGCTACCTTTATATTGCAATACTTTCTAGGTTACAAAAATTTAGTGATTTTCATTACTTTGGGGGTATTAGCTGGACTTGCAAATTCACTTAGATATGTATTTCAAAATTTTATTGCACCTGATACTATTGAATTTACACGCTATAAAACAGGAAAAGATTGTTCAGGCATATTTTATGCACTCAATTCTTTTGTAAATAAGGCAACGAATGGTATTGGAGCTAGTATTGGCCTATTGATTTTAGGTTTGTTTGGATGGAACGAAATTAAAGCTGGAAGCTATCAAGAACTACTTGAAATGGGGACAAAAATAGGAGAAGCAGCCTATCAAACACCTCAGGCTATTCATGGTATGTGGGTAGTATATACATTGATTCCTGGTCTCGGATTTATTCTAGCAGCAATTACATTAATGTTTTATAAGTTAGATGATGGGGATGCTGAATTAATGGCGAAATGTAATTCAGGTGAGATCACAAGACAGGAATGCGAGCAGCAATTGTCAAAAACCTACTAATGGCTCAATGAAATGAAAATCTTAACAAAAATTTGTTTTACAAATGTAAAAGCTTTTCAATATTTGAACAACAGTTTTAATATCTAAAGGGAAAGTAGAGGAAATCAAAATGACACTTCAAGCACATGAAGAAGAACATTATCAGAAATTAAGGGAATTGACTCCAGAATGTATGGTTTTATTGAAATCAAATGAAGACTTTCCGCTAGATGGTCCACAACTGATTGATTTGTACGGAAATGGCGCAAGACGTACAATAAAAGGAGGAACCGGTTCAGGTGATGTAAATGTACGGCATTTTACAACGATTGAAGAAGGGTTGTTGAATGCAGGATTCAAAATTGGGACAACTACTTGGTTAGATAGCTATGATGAAATTTGGCAGAAAGCTCATAGTGAATTTTGCGATAACATCAAGAATCGGATTGAAAAAGAAGGTATCACAGCAATTATGCTCGGTATTGGTGCAGTTATGCCAGAACCAGAGTATGAGCTTGCAACAAATGGAAATGCCGATACGGCTATCTATGTGTTAGCAAGGGTGAGTGGCGAAGGTTCGGATCGTGAGGCAGTAAAAGGAGACTTTCAATTAACAACTACCGAAATTAATACGATTTGTCATTTACAAGAAACCTACGAAAAGTTCATTTTGGTTCTAAATGTTGGTGGTGTGGTTGATTTATCTCCAATCGTAGATAAAGTTGAAAATATTCTACTTATCTCACAGACAGGTATTGCAATTGGAGATGGCTTTGCGGATGTTCTGTTAGGTCATGCATACCCTTCAGGAAAATTGACAACTACTTGGGCAAAATATGAAGACTATCCTCAAATTGGTGATTTCGCAGAAATTGATGACACTCGATATAAAGAAGGGATTTATGTAGGGTATCGATACTTTGATACAGTACAAACTACACCTGTATTCTCGTTTGGTTTTGGGAAAACATATACAACTTTTGATTGGGAAGTCAGTGAAATTAGTCGTAATAAGACTGAAATTCGTCTGGTAACAGAAATTACAAATACAGGCGAATTTAAAGGAAAAGAGGTCTTACAGCTATATGTATCAGTTCCTAGCGGAAAAATCGATCAACCATTCCAAACACTTGCAGCTTTTAAAAAGTCCAAAGAACTACAACCAGGTGAAAGTGAAACACTGATATTAACATTCGATATTCGTGATTTGGCGTCCTTTGATACTAAAAGTTCTTCAAAAATATTGGAGAGCGGAAGTTATATTGTTCGATTAGGAAATACAAGTAACCAAACTGAACCAGTGGCGGTCATTAACATTTCCTCACGAACACTAGTTCAAAAACTTTCAGATGCAGGTGGACAGCCTGATTTTGAAGATTGGATCCCTAATCAGAACATTCAGGATGATGTGTTACCAGATTTACCAATCATACAAATAAACTCAGATGAAATTCCTCAAATAGTTAATGAAACACATAGCAGTGATCAGAATATTCGTGATTTTGTGCAAGGATTAACAAATGAAGAATTAGCATATATCTGTCTTGGTGGCTTTGAAGATAGTGGAAATAATAGCTTTATAGGAAATGCAGGCAGAAAAGTTGCGGGTGCAGCAGGAGAAACTACTTCGAAAATTGAGAATCTACCTGCACTAGTAATGGCTGATGGACCTGCTGGACTACGGCTTTCGAGAAAATACTATCGAGATGAAACAGGTGCCTATAGTCTTGACACAGGTTCTTTTGAATCATTGATGGAAGTGCTTCCGGATTCAATGATTCAACTCTTGGGCCTTGATAAGATGAAAGAACAAAAAATTGTCGGTGAAGTTT from Streptococcus oriscaviae includes the following:
- a CDS encoding glycoside hydrolase family 3 N-terminal domain-containing protein, which gives rise to MTLQAHEEEHYQKLRELTPECMVLLKSNEDFPLDGPQLIDLYGNGARRTIKGGTGSGDVNVRHFTTIEEGLLNAGFKIGTTTWLDSYDEIWQKAHSEFCDNIKNRIEKEGITAIMLGIGAVMPEPEYELATNGNADTAIYVLARVSGEGSDREAVKGDFQLTTTEINTICHLQETYEKFILVLNVGGVVDLSPIVDKVENILLISQTGIAIGDGFADVLLGHAYPSGKLTTTWAKYEDYPQIGDFAEIDDTRYKEGIYVGYRYFDTVQTTPVFSFGFGKTYTTFDWEVSEISRNKTEIRLVTEITNTGEFKGKEVLQLYVSVPSGKIDQPFQTLAAFKKSKELQPGESETLILTFDIRDLASFDTKSSSKILESGSYIVRLGNTSNQTEPVAVINISSRTLVQKLSDAGGQPDFEDWIPNQNIQDDVLPDLPIIQINSDEIPQIVNETHSSDQNIRDFVQGLTNEELAYICLGGFEDSGNNSFIGNAGRKVAGAAGETTSKIENLPALVMADGPAGLRLSRKYYRDETGAYSLDTGSFESLMEVLPDSMIQLLGLDKMKEQKIVGEVFEQYCSAIPIGTAIGQSWNTDLAEQVGNLVGKEMKIFGIHIWLAPALNIHRNPLCGRNFEYYSEDPLISGKMAAAITIGVQKLDKLGVSIKHFCCNNQETNRMWNNSIVSQRALRDLYLKGFEIAIRESDPATVMSSYNLLNGEHASQREDILETILRKEWGYKGLVMSDWVTAGLSGKSKNTYPSAIASGSIKAGNDLMMPGGVHDFQDLMKALNSTEVTYPITRVELERSATRVIELIVKLSGKNI